From Nicotiana tabacum cultivar K326 chromosome 22, ASM71507v2, whole genome shotgun sequence, one genomic window encodes:
- the LOC142176031 gene encoding uncharacterized protein LOC142176031 — MLWYSGRVRGKNEVGILVDKDLRELVVEVKRVNDRLMAIKIVVGGYTLNVVSAYAPQGGRRYDDVHGGFGFGDRNGGGTSLLEYAKAFELVIANSYYSKKAEHLITFWSAVAKTQIDYLLLQKCDRGLCTDCKVIPSENLTTQHMLLIMDLKIRWTRKKRAMPGIPRVRWGALTKDKAWELGEKLLAMGAWRSSGDTSCMWSMTANCIREAAREVLGVSKGFSGGHKGDWWWNEEVQRKVEAKKATYLKLVESINEGQKSDNREGYKKARKEAKLAVTMACCV, encoded by the exons ATGTTGTGGTATTCAGGGAGGGTGAGAGGGAAGAACGAGGTAGGCATTTTAGTTGATAAGGATCTAAGGGAGCTAGTGGTTGAGGTTAAGAGGGTGAATGACAGGTTGATGGCCATTAAGATAGTCGTGGGAGGGTATACGCTGAACGTAGTTAGTGCTTACGCACCTCAG GGAGGTCGTCGATATGATGATGTGCATGGTGGCTTCGGTTTTGGAGATAGAAATGGTGGAGGTACTTCGCTGCTGGAGTACGCCAAAGCTTTTGAGCTGGTGATCGCTAACTCGTATTACTCGAAAAAGGCGGAGCACCTGATAACTTTTTGGAGTGCGGTGGCCAAGACCCAGATTGATTACCTACTTCTCCAAAAATGTGATAGAGGTTTATGTACGGATTGCAAGGTCATCCCGAGTGAGAATCTTACGACCCAACATATGCTTTTGATTATGGACTTAAAGATTAGGTGGACGAGGAAGAAGAGGGCTATGCCTGGTATACCTAGGGTCAGGTGGGGTGCATTGACTAAGGACAAGGCCTGGGAGTTGGGGGAGAAGTTGCTGGCTATGGGGGCCTGGAGGAGTAGCGGGGATACGAGTTGTATGTGGTCTATGACAGCAAATTGCATTAGAGAGGCGGCGAGAGAGGTTCTAGGGGTCTCAAAGGGTTTTTCTGGTGGCCATAAAGGGGACTGGTGGTGGAACGAAGAGGTTCAGAGGAAAGTGGAAGCCAAGAAAGCGACATATTTGAAGCTAGTAGAGAGTATCAACGAGGGGCAGAAGAGTGATAACAGGGAGGGGTATAAGAaggctaggaaggaggcaaagtTGGCGGTTACTATGGCTTGCTGCGTTTAG
- the LOC107804798 gene encoding sister chromatid cohesion 1 protein 3-like yields MFYSHTFLGRKGPLGTVWCAAHLQKLKKPHYISTHIPSTVERIMYPDVPIALRMSGHLLFGVVRIYSKQVEYFSDDCKNLQAVLFKAFTSSNVNLPADATHAPYHSITLPETFELDALVFDEDLDLNRFEDTHLKSYEEITLEDQILTREDQYIAILIDEDIAKSLSKSGAMPMEIDSEPSNPEGTAAQSLNSSPKIQSGLNRETVRNDIPQDIPEIEIMRDAVHDHSFDHVPLWSDQGNDVMEPDKILEEQIMREKETTSPIVEEMGAPEGHSILSQQRQEPPSATSVEAHEFADPQMSFGHQSPDLALRSTPPPEMPKARGRKRKLLKYDKELVLSNKKMRRDLEDTSDLVRQKNNAPFSRLDIWKQNNKLRNDGILFEPLITGLCDDLCNIYKEDFISAKVKTASPQDDYAEPSNNQSSPSGNDLPVEIERLRDNQDFASTNLLSEILPSPNKSISSPLMSMPSTSRRDDFTPATTTFGTESSQMGRTMESEVLPTPDPAAFTGYVGSDMETPSTWYGEELGVENTVLSDIPEFDNSAGDLSFLEQDDNTPIGLRGTPSSSKQGGTPQFDTLSARTRAVAQYLKGQSPATPISEDTGDLSLNAILEGKKRTICARMFFETLVLENCGLVHANQNEPYGDITLKVTSKLKDHFSS; encoded by the exons AACGCATCATGTATCCTGATGTACCTATTGCACTGCGAATGTCTGGCCACCTTCTGTTTGGAGTTGTTCGGATATACTCAAAGCAAGTTGAATACTTTTCCGATGACTGCAAAAACTTACAAGCTGTGTTATTTAAGGCCTTTACTTCTTCAAATGTCAATCTGCCGGCAGATGCCACTCATGCACCATACCACTCCATTACTTTACCAGAAACATTTGAACTTGATGCCTTAGtttttgatgaagatcttgaccTGAATAG GTTCGAGGATACTCATCTTAAAAGTTATGAAGAGATAACTTTGGAAG ATCAAATTCTAACGCGTGAAGATCAGTATATAGCTATTCTCATTGATGAG GACATAGCAAAGAGTTTGTCAAAATCAGGTGCCATGCCTATGGAGATAGA TTCTGAACCTTCAAATCCAGAAGGAACTGCTGCTCAATCCCTAAATTCTTCCCCTAAGATTCAGTCAGGACTAAACAGAGAAACCGTTCGTAATGACATTCCTCAAGATATTCCAGAAATTGAAATCATGCGTGATGCTGTCCATGATCATAGTTTTGATCATGTTCCCTTGTGGTCAGACCAAGGGAATGATGTGATGGAACCAGATAAAATTCTGGAGGAACAGATCATGAGAGAGAAGGAAACTACAAGCCCAATTGTAGAAGAGATGGGGGCCCCTGAGGGGCATTCTATCCTGTCTCAACAACGGCAAGAACCACCTTCTGCCACTTCAGTGGAGGCTCACGAATTTGCTGATCCACAAATGTCATTTG GGCATCAGTCACCTGATTTAGCACTTCGATCAACACCCCCTCCTGAGATGCCAAAAGCAAGGGGAAGAAAGCGAAAGCTACTCAAATATGATAAGGAATTAGTATTGTCGAATAA AAAGATGAGAAGGGATCTAGAAGATACCAGTGATTTAGTACGCCAGAAAAACAATGCTCCATTTTCTCGTCTGGACATCTGGAAACAAAACAATAAACTAAGAAACGATGGAATTTTATTTGAGCCTTTAATAACTG GATTATGTGATGATCTCTGTAATATCTACAAGGAAGACTTCATTTCAGCAAAAGTCAAGACGGCTTCCCCACAGGATGATTATGCAGAACCCAGCAATAACCAATCCTCTCCATCTGGGAATGATCTTCCAGTGGAAATTGAAAGACTGCGTGATAACCAAGACTTTGCAAGCACCAATTTGTTGTCTGAAATTTTGCCTTCACCAAATAAGTCCATTTCCTCTCCACTAATGTCCATGCCTTCTACAAGCAGAAGAGATGATTTCACTCCTGCTACTACAACTTTTGGGACAGAATCAAGTCAAATGGGAAGAACGATGGAGAGTGAGGTGCTCCCTACGCCCGACCCAGCAGCATTTACTGGGTATGTTGGTTCTGATATGGAGACCCCTTCAACATGGTATGGAGAGGAACTAGGCGTGGAGAATACCGTTCTGTCTGATATTCCTGAGTTTGACAATTCTGCTGGG GATCTAAGTTTTCTAGAACAAGATGACAACACTCCTATTG GACTTCGAGGAACTCCCTCGTCAAGTAAGCAAGGGGGAACACCACAGTTTGATACATTATCTGCCAGAACAAG AGCTGTGGCTCAATATTTGAAGGGGCAGTCACCAGCAACCCCCATCTCAGAAGATACTGGAGATCTCAGCTTAAATGCAATTTTAGAAGGCAAAAAGAGAACAATATGTGCTCGAATGTTTTTTGAGACACTG GTGTTGGAGAATTGTGGACTTGTACATGCGAATCAAAATGAACCTTATGGTGATATAACTTTGAAAGTGACTTCCAAACTGAAGGACCATTTTTCAAGCTAA